ttagtttctggtttctctcctcaagagtctccttcacctcttggtgcatctggacatagtctttggctagctgatttgcagtcacgtttcctttgggaagatgggctatatcaaggacgtgattcggggtcttagtgtataccacctcaaagggtgacttcccagttcccgagtgtacagatccattgtaggcgaactcagcttgtgctaaaaccacgtcccacatcctgggcttatccttacatttgctgcgcagtaagtttcccagagtccgattgaccacttctgtctgtccgtctgtctgagggtgggcggtggtactaaacttcagagaagtatcaaaaagagcccacaaggtccgccagaagtgactcaggaactttgtgtcatggtctgagacaatgctctttggtacgccatgtagtctgacaacctctttgaagaatagcttggcagtcgctgaggcgtcgttagtcttacggcatggtatgaagtgtgccattttcgaaaaccggtcaacaaccacaaagatggaatccatgcctctctgagttctgggtaaccctaggacaaaatccatggacagatcctcccatatggtttctggtacaggcaagggtagctgtaagccagcatttgtagcgtgtcccttggcggtctggcagatatagcatcgttctaccaggtacgccacatctcttctcattttgggccagaaataacgggaactcactgctgcatatgtcttgtctcgcccaaaatgtccccccagggatccgccatgtagatctcgGACCACCTTCTCGCGTATAGAAGTGCAgggtaaacaaagttggttgcccctcattagatactcatccatcaagtgatacgccccatccccaggTTGGTGCTGGCACTTCTCCCAGATACTTccaaagtcaggatccgccaggtactctcctctgatgtgttcgaaacaatcggtctccaggttgactgtttttattagtgcaaccctccgactcaaggcgtccgccactatgttctgttttcccgccttatggataagcttataggggaacttatctatgaaggcagaCCACCGGGCGTGCATGGcacttcgaagttgcttctgacttcccaggtatttgagagcttgatggtcagtgtagaggatgaactcttttcccaccaagtaatgttcccatactttcaacgccctcactacagcatagaactcttgatcatacgttgcccacctttgccgtgcctcacagagcttctcactgaagtatgcaatgggcctcttttcttgcatcaagacaccaccaatcccaattccactggcatcacactcaacttcaaacagtttgtcaaaatcgggatacgccagcactgacgctgtactcagcttttccttgatcaaggcgaagctctcttcttgggcgtccgcccactcgaacccctttcccttcttcaaacattccgtcaacggggccactatggaactgaagttcttaatgaatcggcgataaaacgttcctagcccatgaaaactcctgatatcccccacgttcctcggagtaggccattctcggatggctcttactttctccccatcaacttggattccAGTCCCGCTGaccacgaatccaaggaaaactaagctctccatgacaaagtcacacttcttggtgttggcgtatagttggtgtttccttaacaggtcaaacactGTCTGCAAGTGCTCTTCATGTTCCGTCAAGGTCTGGCTGTGGATCAAAATGtcgtcaaaatacacaactacgaacttcccaatcactgggcgaagcacctgattcatcagtctcataaaagtactaggggcgttggtcatcccaaagggcataactaaccattcatacaatccatctcttgtcttgaaggtcttccactcatccccagatcggattcgtatctgatgatacccactcctgagatcaatcttggagaagactcgagatccgccaagttagtccaacatgtcatccaaccttggaatcgggaacttatacttgatggtgatcttgttaatagccctactgtcaacacacatccgccaagacccatccttcttcggtgtaagtaaagctggaacagCGCAAGGattcatactctccctaacgtatcccatctcgatgagttcctccactttttGCCTCATGacatcattctcctttgggctcattcgataatgtgggaggcttggcaaactagccccaggcaccagatcgatatgatgttggatatctctcaaaggtggtaacccactcggcagttcgtcggggaacagatcttgatactcgccaagtaggcgggtcacttcattcggcatctcTCTTTCGCCCCTTCGGGCGGcctcgtgattcgccttaaccatcaccacatacaccatctggctctcctcacattcgctgacgaacgatttgtgtgtaggacagactaccaaggtagacttctcgtcggcctttggctctctcaccattggtgtaaggacaaacttcaccccattcttcacaaatctgtaagtgttctctcttctggcgtgggtggcgttgttatcaaactgccagggtcggcccaacaataggtgacATGCGTCCAtgtcgaccacatcacaacagacttcatcatgatagttaccaatctcaataggtaccttgcatctctgggtcaccctcaactcgcccacgttcttgatccatcccaccctgtaGGGATCAGGGTGCGCCTCTGCCAACAATCCGAACTTCCGAACGGCGTTgctactcacaatgttctcttggctcccactatctattatcacattacatcgcccacctttcacaagacagcgggtcctgaatagtcggtgcctctgatctccctctattcggctggagactaacaaacgccgtaccacatgaatggcgtatctctcttcacccgcctcatcatcatcttctcccaagggttcacaaaatacttcatcctcttcgtcatagtcatcttcatacctctccaccatgttggcgctcttcctcctaggacactcgttggatctatggcctgactcattgcaccgaaaacatttgaaaggtgctggccttgcatacggattgttgcctttgggtggtataggtgcttccctgtatggtctagtatctccaacggatcctcttcccacactgttgactttggccccactggcactcgccacctgcttgcctttgtcataagattcacgttatctcttcctccaggcgtatactcagtagtggcggatctcctggatctcccggtcagttgggattcagccttgagggctaaattcctagcatcttgtactcgcaccaccatctgtgtgccaattcgatctggatgttgtatctcaacccttctagatacctagaggtcgtTTGGCTTTCAGTCTCAGACAAGTTGGCTCTCGccgaaagccttaagaactctgaagtatactcatggacacttcgggtcccttgagaacATCCCCTGtcggagctgtaaatatactgctcataatccggcggtaagaaccgctccctcaacatcgccttcatccgtagccaagatctaatcggatctctgccccctcttcttctttcttccctcatctgatcccaccaaactgatgcgccacccttcaggcgatacgccaccagtctAACTTTCCTCTGATCAGGAATACccgcatactcaaagaaacgttcaacttccgataaccaatctaagaacccctctatatccaattctcctccaaaagacggtaagtctatttttagcttaaaggcatcatctctatcaaagttccctAGATCTGGTTCTGCCCTAGCAATACCCACACGTCTGTCGTCAATCGGGCCACCATTCCTCACATTTCTAAAGGCACCATTATCCCCAatatcctcaaaatcatcactatcactatcagcgttatgtacaaggacaaagttgggtcttcttacctcaggatccctaggacccattcgtGGAAGTTGGACATTTGCCAATGGTAGTCGAGGTGGCGTGGGTTGCCTTTGGGGTCGTGGTTCAAGGACTCCTTCCCTCCTCTGGTCGGACTCCCCGGCGGCTGGTCTGACCACTGCACGGATCTCCAATCTGAGGTTTTCCAGGGAAGCGGTTAGCTCCTGGAACCGTTGGTCGTTTTGTTTCTGCCGCTCAAGGCTGGCCTGGATttgttccgcgaggtgctctctcagctcctcatatctccggtcactggtttccatggaatcttgcggttgtcggggttgaaccattgccaaaagaagtttcgggtcaggaaacgattggctctgataccaactgatacagattgaaagcgataaatgaaggttttaatcgtaaacctacaaagatgttcttctctagctagactagaaggagtgaatcccgataaacaaggtataaaccttaattctcaaagagaaagagtatttgattgataaagttgccttatccttacaaaatgagggtttaaatacaacctctaaatGATAAGTAAAGGACAGGAACTACCCCTATTAGGGTTACAATATGGTTAATAATAAAAGGGTAAGGTAGGTAATGCGCCCAGACAACtggtacagaggtgcaggtacggagcgtcagaggttgttggtgaattccttcggcaggaagtaaacttgagagccgcccagtgtagttgttggtacgcctcatggcgtacgcctagatccgccccgctcgcgtgTCCAGAAGATCCGTCCTCTTAGATACAACCTCTGTGGGAACGCCGAGAGGAGATCCGCCAAGGCGCGTGTTATtattgatcccagttaggatgtccgcatcatttgCCTTTTGTGCTATTCCATATATTGTTTTAGTACTTCATAAATATTTGACCTTTTAACAAATCTGAAGAAGGCTAggatcattaatttgatttactTTAAGAAACCAATTGCCGCTTCTCCATGTGCTATGCAGTGTACTGTTTTATTTGTTTATGTAGCCTAATCATAATGTTTCAGTGATTATTGTCTTCGGCTGTCAGTTTCTATTTGTTATGATTATTCACTGTATGCTGCAGGAGGCTGGATCATTTTCATGGAGCTATATCCTGGTTTCTCTATGTATCGCGGGTTATATGAGTTTTCAGAATATGCTTTTTCTGGAAATGCAATGGGGAAAGATGGGATGCGGTGGGGAAATTTGAGTGATGCAGAAAACGGAATGAAGGAGGTCttgattatcatttttgttgAATGGTGGGTGGTACTTTTGGTTGCATATTATATGGATAAAGTTTTATCATGCGGAAAACATCCTCTATTTTTCTTGCAAAATCTTCACAAGAAGAATCCAACTTTTCGCATACCTAGTTTAAGAAGGCAGGGATCTAAAGTTTTTGTCGACATGGATAAACCCGATGTCATTCAGGAGGTAACAATTTTCTTATATCTAGTTTTAATACTGAGCATTCAATTATCTGACGGAGAGATACTGTGTTTAGTGAAGTGTGGTGTTAGTTAATACTATTTAAAACATTCTACATATCTTGTGGGTTGAAATAGGAAAGTTGACAATTCCATGTTATTAGTTTCATTCTAAATAATGAAGAATGCTTTTGCTTTTTCACTTTAAAACGTAGAAGAAGAATGTGGTTGCACTTGTAGGTTAGTCATTGTCTATGGAACAATAGATTTTTGATGATGATGCTCTCAAGTTATATGCCACTTTTACTTTCAAAATTTTGATATATGTAGAGGCTTGTGGAATGTTTATTTTCTTTGTCGaaatatttttctttcctttcaatATACGTATGAATCTTCAATAATACAGAGGGAGAAGATTGAGCAGTTACTTTTGGAGCCTACCACAACTCATGCGATAATCTGTGACAACCTAAAAAAGGTGTACCCAGGAAGAGACGGGAACCCTGAGAAATTGGCAGTAAGAGGATTATCTCTTGCTTTGCCTCCAGGAGAGTGTTTTGGAATGCTTGGTCCTAATGGCGCGGGGAAGACCTCGTTCATTAGTATGGTAAGTATATGGTATATGCTCTTTGGTTGCAATATGCATAAACTACAGAGATTTTTCAAAGTAAAATCACCTGTTATTAGCAGGTTGCCGCAGGAATATGAACCACTGTATTGAAATAATAGATATCACTTCAAGCAGTTACTTTCTGAATTTGTTGTCGTAGTTAAAGAAAAGAATTTTTGAAGGCTGAGTTGGGAAAATGGGCATCCCTTTCGGCTTGGTAAAGAAAAAGTGGTTGCTCTTAACTCAAATCATGTGCTCAATATGTATTTGGTCTCTACTTTTGTACTTTATATTTGGTTCCTTGTAGCAGCTTCAGTTTTAGATGGGACGTTCTAACTAATTCAGTTGTATTTGTAGGTTGGTTAActtttataactttttttttatttgttctgATGTTTAGATGATTGGGCTCACCAGGCCAACCTCCGGAACAGCATATGTTCAGGGTTTTGACATACGGACTCATATGGATTGGGTGTATACCAATATGGGTGTTTGCCCTCAGCATGAGTAAGCTAAAAGTTCTTGTTCTTTTCTACCTATAGTGCAGTTCTGTTCTCAACCTCAAAGCCAGCCTGTTTCTAATATATGTATTTGTTTCATGGACAAATTTTTAGCCTCCTTTGGGAAACATTAACAGGAAGGGAGCACTTACTATTTTATGGAAGACTTAAGAACTTAAAAGGTGCTGCTTTGAAACAAGTAAGTTATCATCTTCACCTTTTGGTTGTCATTGAAATGTGATTTGCTTTCTTCAAGCAATTGGTGGCTGTCAGGATTTTGGAGGATTTTGAGTTGAAAAACTGGCATTCTTACCTTTGATTGCTGCTAGTTTCAAAGCTTAAAAAAAGGCAAGATTATAAACCCTCAAAGTTTAATCAGAAAATACGGGTAGTGGaattagaattttattttttgaagaaGATAGTGAGAAGAGAACAGAATTCCATAACTAATATCTTCTTGTTTAACATGTATAAGGATTTTAATTCTAAGTAAATCTGTCAAATATATCACAAAGTGCCAGTTCATGGTTGTGTTAGATAAGGGAGAGCATTTGTGTGAAATGGCAGAGCGTTTGATCATGTACGCAGTTGAGTTTCACTCTTCTGTTTCCCtttcatatttttctttattatttctCTTCTATAGGCTGTTGAAGAATCTCTCAGGAGTGTTAACCTGTTCAGTGGTGGGGTTGCTGATAAAAGGGCTGGAAAGTATAGTGGGGGTATGAAGAGGAGGCTTAGTGTTGCAGTATCACTTATTGGAGATCCCAAAGTATGCCATAATATCTCCTAAATTGGATGATCCTTTTGATAACATCTAAACGTTTTATGCAAATGCCATaacaattgatatttttttctaGGTTGTTTATATGGACGAACCAAGTACTGGATTAGATCCAGCTTCAAGAAACAGTTTATGGAATGTAGTGAAGCATGCGAAGCAAAAGTGTGCAATTATTCTCACCAGTATGCATTTACATCTCTctcataatttccatgttttgtttttttgactAGTTATAGCATACAAGAAAGCCCTTTCATTCGCTATACTTGTCTTTATATATGTGTTCAGCACACTCAATGGAAGAGGCAGAAACATTGTGTGACCGGCTAGGAATTTTCGTTGATGGCGGATTGCAGTGCATAGGAAATCCAAAAGAGGTAATTGATGTCAAAACTGCATTTGTTGTACATTAAGATTGAATATTACACTGAGAACATATTGTGATGTTTATCTTCCGTTTGCATTCATCTGTCATTAGAACTGTTCGAGTCCTTTATATtgtttttattagaattttgtatatatatggcGAATGACAGCTGAAAGCTAGATATGGAGGTTGTTATGTGTTTACGATGACGACTTCTTCGGATCATGAGGAAGAGGTGTTGAACATGGTGAAGCAACTGTCCCCAAATGCGGAACGGACATACCATACTAGTGGAACTCAGAAGTTTGAGATGCCAAAACATGAGGTGAGAATTGGAGATGTATTTCATGCTGTTGAGACTGCGAAAAGCAGATTTCCAGTTTTCGCGTGGGGATTGTCGGACACCACGTTGGAAGATGTCTTCATCAAGGTGGCTCAAGGGGCGAACTAGCTTTATTGATTCTGTTCAAAATTATTCATCTGTAAATTTCAATGCATAGGTAAGTATACCAAATGTAGTGACTCAGCCTCAGTGCTTCTCTTTTGTACTATGAATTACCTAAACATAGTATTGATTTTTGTATATGTATAGCAGCAAACTACACTCTTTGTAACGATTGCCTTGAAATTTGAAATGATATATTCATTTGTATACCTCAATATTcagaattaataaaaataaattagtgACATTCTTCAATGTTGTTTGAATTGAATAATAGATACTATCCATACTGCCAAATCACTAATTATGTTTCagataaatatcaattatgtttaaaatatttacgaTGTTACAAAACCTGTCAAAATGCTAATAACTAAATTTGTCATAAGttaataatcataaaaaaaaaaaagaataaagttCGTATTTGCTTCTATCTTTTTGGAGAAATTCAAATTTACTTCTAACATACTAAACTGTGCAAACTTAATTCTAATATTtctaaacaagatcaatttttacCTAACAGAATGAATGAACTAATTTGACCGTTAAGGTAAAATTGTCTTGATAAGAAATATTAACGGTAGAATTGCACTATTTCTTACCTTAGGAGTAAATCCCCACTTGCTAAAAAGCGATAGAgttcctataaaaaaaaatatcaaactctaaaatatttagagtattactaacaaaattacaaataatCTATTAAAATGTacaaattgtatcaatttatcgataaatttatttagaaAGTCTGATATGATAGTGAAATAATTGTCAAATTAATCCGTTTTTTGATAGAgatgaaattgatcatgttgaAAATGTCATGGCATTTTATACCAATTCTCTTATTTTAGATGGGGACAActgaaataataaaataaaaaaaaacttaaccaTGAAAAGAAAAGTGAGCTATAACTCAGACTTCCTTGGACGGAGGAAGTAGATTTTTTATTGAGAGAGTTTCGGTCAAATAAAACTAATATGGTTTAGAAATGGATATTAGTATCTCTAATTAAACGTAACTGATTTGGAAATTTTACCCATCTctatcttcttttttcttttctgtcaTCGACATCCttatcctctctctctctctctctctctatatatatatataattagtaacaGTGAATTAAGATATAGTATTTGGTGAGAACAGAATACAAGGTTTAAGGATGGCCAAAAAGTACTGTTCAGTTTATGGTTTTGTTTGGATAGCATTAATGTTGTTTGGTATCAGTAGCAGCAGGTGTGAAGCAGATCAGAAAGAGGAGGTCGGAATTTATGAACTTATAAGGGGAAATAAATCTTTCAGTTTCACTAACTTTGGTGCTTCTATGCTTTCTGCTATTCTCCCTGACAAACATGGTCGGTATAGTAATTTCACCcctcctttctttcttttctttatcaTCAATCAATTATCAATTTATTTGCAGGGAAGTTAGCCGATGTGGTTCTTGGGTTTCCTTCAGTCGAATCTTATAAGGTCATATCTTATTTTAATTATTCTTTTTCAACTATTGTCTATgatttctcaaaaaaataaaaaatgggttATGAATGCAGAATGATACAACATACTTTGGGAATATTGTTGGACGTGTTGCAAACAGGATTGGAAAAGCAGAATTCAAATTCGATGGAACCCTTTACAAATTGGTCCCTAATGATGGCAAAAACATGCTACATGGTACtactttttctctctcttttaattACCACCATTTCATTTAATTTCATGCTCAATTTAATTAATTCCTTTTTGTCACCACCAGGTGGTCCAAAGGGATACAGTGAAGTTATATGGAAAGTGCTCAGTTACAACAAATATAGCCACGTCACTTTCACCTATCACAGCTTTGATGGAGAGGAAGGTACACACCTTTTTATTATATGATTAAGCCGGTTTGTTTTACTACTGTTGCGATGaggtgtttttttttaatatagataatgataaaatcTTAAATGATCTTGAAAAAGCAACGAGAACCAAAAACTTTCTAAATCTCTTTAATCCGGATGACTGAATAAATTGATTTGGACAAATTCAAATATACATCAAGTTTAAGGTGACAATAGATCATTATAAGTAAATATATCGcacattttaaacaaattaaagtgGTTAATAAACATTTTAACCAAATTCAGTGAGCTTACAACATCCTACAAAAATTAAAATGGCTAATTATCGTTTTAGACCAAGTTCATAAGTTTTAATGTATTAAACCAAGAAAAAAGGGTTAATATATTAGGAGCCAAACAACTTATGCCGGTTCTGATATTTTATGGACTcaaaagttattatatatatatataaggaaaGAAAACATTTAAACCCTTTTTTGACTTAAAACCTATGCAGCCGCACTCCTAATTTATATTCAGAACCATCCTGCTTATATAATGTCTCATTAACTCCTAAATTTTCTTAAAGTTACTTATCAGCTATAATGTTGGGAAACAAAAAAAACTCTTCAAACTTTTTTAGAACAATAATAAGGTTGATATCTTGTATATAGGTTTCCCAGGAGCAGTATCAGTAGAAGTGACATACATGCTAATGAGAAGAAACATGTTAGGTGTAAAAATGGTAGCCAAGCCTAAAAACAAGGCAACTCCAGTTAACTTAGCACTCCACACATATTGGAACCTAGGCGGACACAACAGTTGCAACATCTTGAACCACACAATCCAAATCTTCGGATCCAAAATCACACCAGTCGacaatgataaagaccttatcCCAACAGGAGACATCGTCTCAGTCAATGACACACCTTATGATTTCTTACAACCTCGTCAAATTGGAAGCAAGATCAATGAAGTGGATGGTGGATACGACATCAACTATGTGCTAGACGACCCTACTTCTGGCCGTCATTTCAAGAAGGTAGCAGTGGTTAAGGAAAGTGTGTCCGGAAGAAAATTGGAGCTGAGGACTGATAAACCAGGAGTTCAATTTTATACAGGGAATATGTTGGATAATGTTGAAGGGAAAGATGGAAGTGTTTATTCAAAACACGCTGGATTTTGCTTGGAGACTCAGGGTTTTCCTGATGCTGTTAATCATCCTAATTTTCCTAGTCAGATTGTGTTTCCTGGCCAGATTTATCGTCATTTTATGGTCTATAGATTCACTGCCTGATTTTGTTCTAATTTGTATTTTCAGTTTGCTAATTAGCTTCATCAACTATTAGATTCAAacttttcttattattattattgtattCAGGACTTTTAGGATTTTCCAAATAGAAGGATAAAGgttaaatttaatcttaatgttTTAAGAAAAGTTCAGATTTAGTATGAAATTGTGTAGATTTAATACTAACAAAATCAATTTTGGTCTTATGTTATCGAAAATTGATTTAATTGATTTAACTGATATTTAATTGTCACCTCACACCTTTCAAATCTCAATtatgtttaatatatttattgtattactaacaaaattacaaaaattctgtTAAAATACGGGATTGGATACCCCCAGACCACGGAGGCCCGTATTCCTTGGACTAGGCTTGGACAGTATAAATTAAGCTTAGGTCTAGGCCCGCTAACGCCCATCTATTTTTTGGGCTGGCTTAGAATTGATTAAAATAGCACGGACCAGCCCGCCTATTAATATGAACTAATTAAGCTTAGGTCTAGGCCCGCTAATGcccatctatttttttttgtttaaatatttacttttaaatataaattttattttttataattaaaaattatgtatatatatttagatgAGTTTATATGAGTTGGGcttgaaatttgatttttaagcacAAGCCTAGTCCGGTTCGAACCCGCCTAAATTTATAACATGAGGAGCTGAGTTTGGACTGAGTACTTTTATATAAAAACCCAATAGACCCGGTCCGAGCACGACCTAGCCCATGACCAAGTCTAGCTGTATATAAGTGAatcaccaatttttttttatcaaactgtttaaaatattagtgtgttattaatatagttataaaaaaactcaaataaaaatgtatgaaattgcTTTAATATTTATCGATCAATTTGTTTGAtaacaattaaataataattaaaccaTTGCAaatattaggattaaatttacaCTGATTGCAATCTCATTTAAAACTCAGTCACATTCAACGGAGATTCTcattaaaaaaaacagaaaaagaaaaaaacacataaaaataACTGATTGACGCTCAAAAAGACAAGGTCATTCACTAATTATTTTGTCTTTATGACATTAAGAATCAAATTGACAGAGAAAGAGACCATGCCATAGATCCTTCAGATTAAATTTGTAAACCCTCTAATATTCTACGATTTCTGAGACAACACCTTCCCAACCAAAGCACAGACTTAAACGACACGGAACAAGAGTAACTCAAGAATCTGGAATTGGAGTCCTACACAAAGGGCAAACATCACTGATCCTCAACCAACTGGCAATACAATTTTCATGGTAGACATGTGAACAACCCAAACGAATACCTTCTAATGCTTTTCCAACCAATAAATCTTGCTGACATATTACGCATCTCGACACTGTTTCAATCCTAAACCTCTCTAATGCTCGAGTGTGCGACTGCATAATTGTACTGATACGAACAACCATAGGAATAATCTTCGGAACAGTAGAAACCGGAGATTGACGAGCACAATTTATAATTTTGGTAATGACGACGACAGGAATAAAATTATAGGGTGTGTTTATCCCTTCTAATATACAGGTTAAGACTTGCCAGGCAGATGGGTTGTTCAACAGAAATTCCCTTTTGGCTTCAAAAACAGCTCTTGCTTTCTCATCCTCTCCACAGTGTACGTGGACCAtgaattttgcttcttctgCCGTTGCTAAATTCTCTTCGTTTTGTTCGACCAGCCGTGTTTGGCATTCGTACCTTCTAACACTTCCCATCGAAACCGAATTAGATTTTCTTACTTTACTTTCCTTCCTTACAGTaggttttatatatatataggggttgATTCTTAGTTTGAATTTAGGATTCCAAGTTCTAGTTGGATTcggaaaatatattatttccTTTCTGCGTGGAAAACAAATTACTTGCTATAATTTCATTACAATATACAATGTTTTCTATTCCATCTCTAGGGACATCTCTCCCGTTGAAAAAAATAGAGAACAATATTAAATATAACGATGTAAcagattttttcttattttttttcttattaaatattgtaaattaagtgtatatatatatataggtgccttttaaaaacaatttttaccCAAACATTTATCGGTTTActaaaaattcataaataatttatcaaactataTTTTCAATCATAAATTTTATCATCTCCATTCTATATATATGCGTCATTTTTTTACTTGCctgtaataaattacaaaagtatatatacatatgaaaaaaaattaaaaactatacCATGTTTcatacgagttggacaaaaaaaattaacaattcaaatattttgtcaaaaa
The DNA window shown above is from Euphorbia lathyris chromosome 1, ddEupLath1.1, whole genome shotgun sequence and carries:
- the LOC136231993 gene encoding uncharacterized protein codes for the protein MAKKYCSVYGFVWIALMLFGISSSRCEADQKEEVGIYELIRGNKSFSFTNFGASMLSAILPDKHGKLADVVLGFPSVESYKNDTTYFGNIVGRVANRIGKAEFKFDGTLYKLVPNDGKNMLHGGPKGYSEVIWKVLSYNKYSHVTFTYHSFDGEEGFPGAVSVEVTYMLMRRNMLGVKMVAKPKNKATPVNLALHTYWNLGGHNSCNILNHTIQIFGSKITPVDNDKDLIPTGDIVSVNDTPYDFLQPRQIGSKINEVDGGYDINYVLDDPTSGRHFKKVAVVKESVSGRKLELRTDKPGVQFYTGNMLDNVEGKDGSVYSKHAGFCLETQGFPDAVNHPNFPSQIVFPGQIYRHFMVYRFTA